The following are from one region of the Staphylococcus argenteus genome:
- a CDS encoding DMT family transporter: protein MNKLRDTTFLSYLFTIILWGSAFPMIKIALNDFSAESLSAFRLILATIILLPFVIIKKLPTPELRDIPVIFILGFCGFVIYHTALNFGETLISAGISGILVSTTPIFSSALAYIFLKEQFSKWNWLSSLVAFIGISIISISKDDYTTINVLGVFIILLASFSESLYFTFQKKYIEKYGFIAFTLYTIMASSPFMLIFIPEIINDIHGATFTSIVSVLYLAIFPTIIPYILLAYIVKSVGVSDATMSLYLTPIVSLLLSYLLLDELPTTLAIIGGLITLLGVSLSNFFQNA from the coding sequence ATGAATAAGCTTCGAGACACTACTTTTCTATCATATTTATTTACTATCATCTTGTGGGGATCTGCATTTCCAATGATAAAGATTGCGTTAAATGATTTTAGTGCAGAATCATTGTCGGCATTTCGTTTAATTTTAGCAACAATAATTCTCTTGCCGTTCGTAATTATAAAGAAATTGCCTACCCCTGAACTAAGAGATATCCCTGTTATTTTTATTTTAGGATTTTGTGGATTTGTGATTTATCACACAGCTTTAAATTTTGGTGAAACTTTAATTAGTGCAGGTATATCTGGAATTCTAGTCTCTACAACACCTATTTTTTCTAGTGCTTTAGCTTATATATTTTTAAAAGAGCAATTTTCAAAATGGAATTGGTTAAGTTCACTCGTCGCATTTATAGGAATATCCATTATTTCAATAAGTAAAGATGATTACACAACTATTAATGTATTAGGTGTTTTTATTATTTTACTTGCATCTTTTAGTGAAAGTTTGTATTTTACTTTCCAGAAAAAATACATAGAAAAATACGGCTTCATCGCTTTCACACTATATACAATAATGGCAAGCTCACCATTTATGCTTATTTTTATTCCTGAAATCATCAACGATATACACGGCGCCACTTTTACATCAATAGTATCGGTACTTTATTTAGCTATATTCCCTACTATAATTCCATACATTTTGCTTGCTTATATCGTGAAGTCAGTTGGTGTCTCTGATGCAACAATGTCTCTTTATTTAACACCTATTGTTTCTTTATTATTATCTTATCTATTATTAGACGAGCTACCAACAACCCTTGCTATTATAGGTGGACTTATCACTCTACTAGGCGTTAGTTTAAGTAACTTCTTTCAAAATGCATAA